A section of the Telopea speciosissima isolate NSW1024214 ecotype Mountain lineage chromosome 3, Tspe_v1, whole genome shotgun sequence genome encodes:
- the LOC122654910 gene encoding 1-aminocyclopropane-1-carboxylate oxidase homolog 1-like — MTTTGDHEYDRATAIKRFDESKIGVKGLVDSGATTIPPFFIHPPETLPISTPSTTPSVSDLIPVVDITGFDSDRRSRIVKQIRDASTEFGFFQVINHGVPSDVINSTIDAIKAFNEQPMEVKSQYYTRDLGRGVSFATNFDLYQSKAASWRDTIHVSFSPTSPEIELIPEIFRREVLEWDQHTKRLGEVLMEILSEGLGVKKERLKELSCLEGRVMAAHYFPYCPQSDLTLGVTSHTDPGVLTVLLQNHIGGLQVNHGDEWLDVTPVDDALVINIGDIFQV; from the coding sequence aTGACTACCACCGGTGACCATGAGTATGATCGAGCGACGGCGATAAAGCGATTCGATGAGTCCAAGATCGGAGTTAAAGGCCTTGTAGACTCCGGCGCCACCACCATCCCTCCTTTCTTCATCCACCCACCCGAAACCCTCCCCATTTCTACCCCCTCCACCACTCCTTCCGTCTCCGATCTAATCCCCGTCGTCGATATTACCGGCTTCGATTCCGACCGTCGATCTCGCATTGTGAAACAAATCCGTGATGCGTCTACGGAGTTCGGATTCTTCCAGGTCATCAACCATGGCGTCCCTTCAGACGTTATCAACAGCACGATCGACGCCATCAAAGCCTTCAACGAGCAGCCAATGGAGGTAAAGTCTCAGTACTATACTCGGGACTTGGGTCGCGGCGTGTCCTTCGCCACCAATTTCGATCTATATCAGTCCAAGGCCGCCAGCTGGAGAGATACGATTCATGTGTCGTTCAGCCCAACCTCACCCGAGATCGAGCTTATTCCGGAGATATTCCGGAGAGAGGTCCTGGAGTGGGATCAACACACGAAGCGGTTGGGAGAGGTTCTGATGGAGATCCTGTCGGAAGGGTTGGGTGTGAAGAAAGAGAGGTTGAAGGAGCTATCGTGTTTGGAAGGGAGGGTGATGGCGGCACATTACTTCCCCTACTGCCCTCAATCTGATCTAACGTTGGGAGTTACGTCTCACACTGATCCGGGAGTGTTGACTGTGCTGCTGCAGAACCATATCGGAGGGTTGCAGGTGAATCACGGTGATGAGTGGTTGGATGTGACACCTGTGGATGATGCTCTTGTCATTAACATCGGCGACATTTTTCAGGTATGA
- the LOC122655618 gene encoding 1-aminocyclopropane-1-carboxylate oxidase homolog 1-like: MTIGATTGDHGYDRATAVKQFDESKIGVKGLVDAGATTIPPFFIHPPENLPNSIPSTALPASDIIPVVDLTGVDSDRRSRIVEQIRDASREFGFFQVINHGVPSDVINRTIDAIQAFNEQPTEVKSQLYSREMGRGVTFSTNVDLFKSKAASWRDTIQMRLGPTHPDFEHIPDIFRREVLEWDHHSKRVGEVLMEILSEGLGVTPERLKELSCLEGRVMAAHYYPYCPQPDLTLGITSHTDPGVLTVLLQNHVGGLQVKYGDEWLEVKPVPDAIVINIGDILQIISNDEYKSVEHRVLANPHRESRISIAIFMNPGNREDLYGPLPELISPEKPALFRQFQLGEYMKKFFTKELDGKTMVNFFRL; encoded by the exons ATGACGATCGGTGCTACCACCGGTGACCACGGGTATGACCGAGCGACAGCGGTGAAGCAATTCGATGAGTCCAAGATCGGAGTTAAAGGCCTTGTAGATGCCGGCGCCACCACCATCCCTCCTTTCTTCATCCACCCACCTGAAAACCTCCCCAATTCCATCCCCTCCACCGCCCTTCCCGCCTCCGATATTATCCCCGTCGTCGATCTTACTGGCGTAGATTCCGATCGTCGATCTCGCATCGTGGAACAAATCCGAGATGCTTCTAGAGAGTTCGGCTTCTTCCAGGTCATCAACCATGGCGTCCCCTCCGACGTTATCAACCGCACGATCGACGCCATCCAAGCCTTCAACGAGCAGCCAACGGAGGTGAAGTCGCAGCTCTACAGTCGGGAGATGGGTCGCGGTGTGACCTTCTCCACCAATGtcgatctcttcaaatccaaaGCCGCCAGCTGGAGGGACACGATTCAGATGAGGTTGGGCCCTACTCATCCCGACTTCGAGCATATTCCGGACATATTCCGGCGAGAGGTGCTGGAGTGGGACCACCACTCAAAACGGGTGGGAGAGGTTCTGATGGAGATCTTGTCGGAAGGTTTGGGTGTGACGCCGGAGAGGTTGAAGGAGCTTTCTTGTTTGGAAGGAAGGGTGATGGCGGCCCACTACTACCCCTACTGCCCTCAACCTGATCTAACGCTGGGGATTACATCTCACACCGATCCGGGAGTGTTGACTGTGCTGTTGCAGAACCATGTCGGAGGTTTGCAGGTGAAATACGGTGATGAGTGGTTGGAAGTGAAACCCGTTCCTGATGCTATTGTCATCAACATCGGCGACATTCTCCAG ATTATATCGAACGATGAATACAAAAGCGTAGAACATCGAGTGCTAGCGAATCCTCACCGGGAGTCACGAATCTCGATTGCCATTTTCATGAATCCAGGTAATAGGGAGGACTTGTATGGACCCCTGCCGGAGTTGATATCACCGGAAAAACCTGCACTGTTCCGGCAATTTCAACTTGGAGAATATATGAAAAAGTTCTTCACCAAGGAGCTGGATGGCAAGACAATGGTAAATTTCTTCAGATTGTGA
- the LOC122654911 gene encoding zinc-finger homeodomain protein 11-like, with amino-acid sequence MIDFRLLIHHTHILHCIYKEKIEKLSKSDRDSGMEGRGKISLVEWFFYSECLKNHAVKLGTTATDGCGERRQRQPTERRAGGATGEAAAVQSDDGEIGQQQKLQDEQTATAVIVALAPQNTVAPAVNVENLTAGEVVEDLDGRKARTTFNNEQKERMRVFAEDLEWKMVKNRIDEIDRFCNEIGVSRQNFKIWMHNHKNTSASSVLASMAHHV; translated from the exons ATGATCGACTTCAGGCTTCTCATACACCACACACATATCCTCCATTGTATCTACAAAGAGAAGATTGAAAAGCTTTCAAAGAGTGATCGAGATTCAGGAATGGAGGGGAGAGGAAAAATCTCACTAGTGGAGTGGTTTTTCTACAGCGAGTGCCTGAAAAATCACGCCGTCAAGCTAGGAACGACCGCAACGGATGGGTGTGGCGA ACGAAGGCAACGACAACCAACAGAGAGAAGAGCAGGAGGTGCCACCGGTGAGGCGGCGGCGGTGCAATCTGATGACGGCGAGATAGGACAGCAGCAGAAGCTGCAGGATGAGCAGACGGCAACAGCGGTGATTGTGGCATTGGCGCCACAGAATACGGTGGCACCTGCGGTGAATGTGGAGAATCTTACTGCGGGGGAGGTGGTGGAAGATTTGGATGGGAGGAAGGCAAGGACAACGTTCAACAACGAGCAGAAAGAGAGAATGCGTGTTTTTGCTGAAGATCTGGAGTGGAAGATGGTGAAAAACAGAATTGATGAAATTGATCGTTTCTGCAATGAAATCGGGGTGTCCAGGCAGAATTTCAAGATATGGATGCACAACCACAAGAACACCTCTGCTTCCTCTGTATTGGCTTCCATGGCTCATCATGTGTAG
- the LOC122655617 gene encoding uncharacterized protein LOC122655617 isoform X1, whose amino-acid sequence MHRLVPNVHGALLRFLRNQFKIPTPFSSISPFHSSDEAVGFYPKLDFIFKEVEEIQSLKPTTETKGDTRSKQESSELPQIESKVQISHPWPEWMDLMERLLKTGYFRDKEDPFERGEMGIENSNKIRTACLNFARDRLDLINLLVIKTFNSYHVSFAFSGRYLSRKDIRVVVGSGCPSIDRKVVNSGKRLRSLVGVDEGNVCSSCTLRGSCERAYVKARENERGRTVDVMRILITYGLDPVTGSVENKSCLNKRIKESVRKLLTEMVELSISLESDPVKGTSSLILEHSSQQQKGQINVPMKQGDWVCPKCNFLNFAKNIKCLRCDGLFQEKLMKLREDLDHLPMKKGDWLCDKCNFLNFAKNTKCLQCKEKPTNRQLNPGEWECESCNYVNFKKNMACLRCNFKRPKASKYPEFSAQNQHEDGSFPQAHGMKFVRDDDEAHDQPSIKYKRQHQKDGTNFWRCVEDDLHQVDGSNTWNQFEFQDFPVVGGKSPLSQNPQESQRWKEEMAMRSLYILRQRENIDDLSSGSFKRRLELLESTDDEEIVGWFGQEKRIETGKYKCEPEICRQ is encoded by the exons ATGCATCGGCTCGTCCCCAATGTTCATGGAGCTCTTCTTCGCTTTCTCagaaatcaattcaaaattccCACTCCTTTCTCCTCTATTTCGCCTTTTCACTCTTCTGATGAAGCCGTCGGTTTTTATCCAAAACTGGATTTCATATTCAAAGaggttgaagagattcaatcACTAAAGCCCACAACAGAAACGAAAGGGGACACTCGGAGTAAACAAGAGAGTTCCGAACTTCCACAGATTGAAAGCAAGGTCCAGATTTCACACCCATGGCCAGAATGGATGGATCTCATGGAACGCCTCTTAAAGACGGGCTACTTCAGAGACAAGGAAGACCCTTTTGAGCGTGGCGAAATGGGTATCGAGAATTCGAATAAAATCCGAACTGCGTGCCTTAACTTTGCCCGTGATCGACTTGATCTCATAAA TCTCCTTGTCATCAAGACCTTCAATAGTTATCATGTTTCATTTGCCTTTTCTGGCAGGTACTTATCTAGGAAGGACATCCGGGTGGTTGTGGGATCTGGTTGCCCAAGCATAGACAGGAAAGTGGTCAACTCTGGAAAGCGTTTAAGATCACTAGTGGGTGTCGATGAAGGAAAT GTTTGCAGCTCCTGCACCTTGAGGGGAAGCTGTGAGAGGGCATATGTGAAAGCCCGAGAGAATGAACGTGGTCGGACTGTTGATGTCATGCGCATCTTAATAACCTATGGTCTTGATCCTGTTACTGGTTCAGTGGAGAACAAGTCATGCCTAAACAAAAGGATTAAAGAGTCAGTTAGGAAGCTGCTGACTGAAATGGTGGAGCTTAGCATCAGCCTGGAATCTGATCCTGTTAAGGGCACCTCCTCCCTGATACTGGAACACTCAAGTCAGCAACAAAAAGGCCAAATTAATGTTCCAATGAAGCAGGGCGATTGGGTTTGCCCAAA ATGCAATTTCCTGAACTTTGCCAAAAACATAAAGTGTTTGCGGTGTGATGGGCTATTCCAAGAAAAACTAATGAAACTCAGAGAGGATCTGGATCATCTTCCGATGAAGAAAGGGGACTGGTTATGTGACAA ATGTAACTTCTTAAACTTTGCCAAAAATACAAAGTGTTTACAATGTAAAGAGAAGCCTACAAATCGACAGCTCAATCCAGGGGAGTGGGAATGCGAGTC ATGCAATTATGTCAATTTTAAAAAGAACATGGCATGCTTGAGATGCAATTTTAAACGGCCAAAGGCATCAAAATACCCAGAATTTTCTGCTCAGAATCAACATGAAGATGGAAGCTTTCCCCAGGCTCACGGTATGAAGTTTGTtagagatgatgatgaagccCATGATCAACCTTCTATCAAATACAAGAGACAACACCAAAAGGATGGAACAAATTTCTGGAGATGTGTGGAGGATGATCTGCATCAAGTTGATGGGTCAAACACATGGAACCAATTCGAGTTTCAAGATTTTCCCGTTGTGGGAGGTAAGAGTCCTCTCTCCCAGAACCCACAAGAGAGTCAGAGATGGAAAGAGGAAATGGCAATGAGGAGCCTATATATTTTAAGGCAGAGGGAAAATATTGATGATCTTAGTTCTGGTAGCTTTAAAAGAAGGTTAGAGTTACTGGAGTCTACAGATGATGAGGAAATAGTTGGGTGGTTTGGACAGGAGAAAAGGATCGAAACAGGTAAGTATAAATGTGAACCTGAGATATGTAGACAATGA
- the LOC122655624 gene encoding 1-aminocyclopropane-1-carboxylate oxidase homolog 1-like gives MTIGATNGDHEYDRATAVKQFDESKIGVKGLVDSGATTIPPFFIHPPEALPISTSSTAPPVSELIPVVDLTGVDSDRRSRIVEQIRNASREFGFFQIINHGVPSDVINSTIDAIKAFNEQPTEVKSQYYTRDMGRGVFFATNFDLYKSKAATWRDTVHVRFSPTAPEIEDIPEILRREILEWDQHTRRLGEVLMETLSEGLGVKSERFKELSCLEGRVMAAHYYPYCPQPDLTLGIESHTDPGLLTVLLQNHIGGLQVKHDDEWLDVKPVPDALVINIGNILQIFSNDEFKSVEHRVLAHSCREPRISIAIFMDPGKMEQLYGPLPELTSPENPAVFRQFTLVEYFKRFVTKELDGKSLINFFRL, from the exons ATGACGATCGGTGCTACCAACGGTGACCATGAGTATGATCGGGCGACCGCGGTGAAGCAATTCGATGAGTCTAAGATCGGAGTTAAAGGTCTTGTGGACTCCGGCGCCACCACTATCCCTCCTTTCTTCATCCACCCACCCGAAGCCCTCCCCATTTCCACTTCCTCCACAGCTCCTCCCGTCTCCGAACTAATCCCCGTCGTCGATCTGACCGGCGTCGATTCCGACCGTCGATCTCGCATTGTGGAACAAATCCGAAATGCCTCTAGAGAGTTCGGCTTCTTCCAGATCATCAACCATGGCGTCCCCTCCGACGTTATTAACAGCACGATCGACGCCATCAAAGCGTTCAACGAGCAGCCAACGGAGGTGAAGTCTCAGTACTATACTCGGGACATGGGTCGCGGCGTGTTCTTCGCCACCAATTTCGATCTCTACAAATCCAAGGCCGCAACCTGGAGGGACACGGTTCATGTGAGGTTCAGCCCCACCGCTCCTGAAATCGAGGATATTCCGGAGATATTACGGAGAGAGATCCTGGAGTGGGATCAGCACACAAGACGGTTGGGAGAGGTTCTGATGGAGACCCTGTCGGAAGGGCTGGGTGTTAAGTCGGAGAGGTTTAAGGAGCTATCGTGTTTGGAAGGGAGGGTGATGGCGGCCCATTATTACCCCTACTGCCCTCAACCTGATCTAACGTTGGGAATTGAGTCTCACACTGATCCGGGATTATTGACTGTGCTGCTGCAGAACCATATCGGAGGGTTGCAGGTGAAGCACGATGATGAGTGGTTGGATGTGAAACCCGTACCTGATGCTCTTGTCATCAACATCGGCAACATTCTCCAG ATTTTTTCGAACGATGAATTCAAGAGCGTAGAACATCGTGTGTTAGCGCATAGTTGCCGGGAGCCACGAATCTCGATTGCCATTTTCATGGATCCAGGTAAGATGGAGCAGTTGTATGGACCTCTGCCGGAGTTAACATCGCCGGAGAATCCAGCAGTATTCCGGCAATTTACGCTGGTGGAATATTTTAAAAGGTTTGTAACCAAGGAGCTAGATGGCAAGTCACTGATAAATTTCTTCAGATTGTGA
- the LOC122655617 gene encoding uncharacterized protein LOC122655617 isoform X2 — protein MHRLVPNVHGALLRFLRNQFKIPTPFSSISPFHSSDEAVGFYPKLDFIFKEVEEIQSLKPTTETKGDTRSKQESSELPQIESKVQISHPWPEWMDLMERLLKTGYFRDKEDPFERGEMGIENSNKIRTACLNFARDRLDLIKYLSRKDIRVVVGSGCPSIDRKVVNSGKRLRSLVGVDEGNVCSSCTLRGSCERAYVKARENERGRTVDVMRILITYGLDPVTGSVENKSCLNKRIKESVRKLLTEMVELSISLESDPVKGTSSLILEHSSQQQKGQINVPMKQGDWVCPKCNFLNFAKNIKCLRCDGLFQEKLMKLREDLDHLPMKKGDWLCDKCNFLNFAKNTKCLQCKEKPTNRQLNPGEWECESCNYVNFKKNMACLRCNFKRPKASKYPEFSAQNQHEDGSFPQAHGMKFVRDDDEAHDQPSIKYKRQHQKDGTNFWRCVEDDLHQVDGSNTWNQFEFQDFPVVGGKSPLSQNPQESQRWKEEMAMRSLYILRQRENIDDLSSGSFKRRLELLESTDDEEIVGWFGQEKRIETGKYKCEPEICRQ, from the exons ATGCATCGGCTCGTCCCCAATGTTCATGGAGCTCTTCTTCGCTTTCTCagaaatcaattcaaaattccCACTCCTTTCTCCTCTATTTCGCCTTTTCACTCTTCTGATGAAGCCGTCGGTTTTTATCCAAAACTGGATTTCATATTCAAAGaggttgaagagattcaatcACTAAAGCCCACAACAGAAACGAAAGGGGACACTCGGAGTAAACAAGAGAGTTCCGAACTTCCACAGATTGAAAGCAAGGTCCAGATTTCACACCCATGGCCAGAATGGATGGATCTCATGGAACGCCTCTTAAAGACGGGCTACTTCAGAGACAAGGAAGACCCTTTTGAGCGTGGCGAAATGGGTATCGAGAATTCGAATAAAATCCGAACTGCGTGCCTTAACTTTGCCCGTGATCGACTTGATCTCATAAA GTACTTATCTAGGAAGGACATCCGGGTGGTTGTGGGATCTGGTTGCCCAAGCATAGACAGGAAAGTGGTCAACTCTGGAAAGCGTTTAAGATCACTAGTGGGTGTCGATGAAGGAAAT GTTTGCAGCTCCTGCACCTTGAGGGGAAGCTGTGAGAGGGCATATGTGAAAGCCCGAGAGAATGAACGTGGTCGGACTGTTGATGTCATGCGCATCTTAATAACCTATGGTCTTGATCCTGTTACTGGTTCAGTGGAGAACAAGTCATGCCTAAACAAAAGGATTAAAGAGTCAGTTAGGAAGCTGCTGACTGAAATGGTGGAGCTTAGCATCAGCCTGGAATCTGATCCTGTTAAGGGCACCTCCTCCCTGATACTGGAACACTCAAGTCAGCAACAAAAAGGCCAAATTAATGTTCCAATGAAGCAGGGCGATTGGGTTTGCCCAAA ATGCAATTTCCTGAACTTTGCCAAAAACATAAAGTGTTTGCGGTGTGATGGGCTATTCCAAGAAAAACTAATGAAACTCAGAGAGGATCTGGATCATCTTCCGATGAAGAAAGGGGACTGGTTATGTGACAA ATGTAACTTCTTAAACTTTGCCAAAAATACAAAGTGTTTACAATGTAAAGAGAAGCCTACAAATCGACAGCTCAATCCAGGGGAGTGGGAATGCGAGTC ATGCAATTATGTCAATTTTAAAAAGAACATGGCATGCTTGAGATGCAATTTTAAACGGCCAAAGGCATCAAAATACCCAGAATTTTCTGCTCAGAATCAACATGAAGATGGAAGCTTTCCCCAGGCTCACGGTATGAAGTTTGTtagagatgatgatgaagccCATGATCAACCTTCTATCAAATACAAGAGACAACACCAAAAGGATGGAACAAATTTCTGGAGATGTGTGGAGGATGATCTGCATCAAGTTGATGGGTCAAACACATGGAACCAATTCGAGTTTCAAGATTTTCCCGTTGTGGGAGGTAAGAGTCCTCTCTCCCAGAACCCACAAGAGAGTCAGAGATGGAAAGAGGAAATGGCAATGAGGAGCCTATATATTTTAAGGCAGAGGGAAAATATTGATGATCTTAGTTCTGGTAGCTTTAAAAGAAGGTTAGAGTTACTGGAGTCTACAGATGATGAGGAAATAGTTGGGTGGTTTGGACAGGAGAAAAGGATCGAAACAGGTAAGTATAAATGTGAACCTGAGATATGTAGACAATGA